The region AAACGATCAGCAATCTTGAGGAAGCTCGCGCGCGTGGTGGTAAGATTATCTCTATCGGTACGGGTGAAAATGAAAAGCTTCGCGGTATCAGTGAATACTATTTGGCATTGCCAAAAGCTCACTGGACAGTGAATACGATTTTAACTGTGATTCCATTGCAGTTGATGAGTTATCACTTGGCTTCGAACTTGGGTTACGATGTGGATCAACCACGCAACCTTGCCAAGTCCGTCACTGTTGAATAGTTTCGAACTAAATTTTAAACGAAGAAACCCATGACGAAAATCATGGGTTTTCTTTTTTGTGAGTTGATGCCAGGAAGTTGTTTCTTGGTGTGTCTCTGCCAGAACCCGCTCTTCTTAAGGCAGCTAAGATTAAGCAAAATCCCAGGAGGTTTGTCGCAAAGTGAAAGTTCATAAAATATACCCACTCTTCGCGCAGACCATAGATTTCTCCCCCTAAGGTCCGAGTTTCCGCAAAGGATCTGAGCAAAGTGTTGATGCGATAGTGACCGAAGTAAGACAAAAAGATTTCCTGTAAGACGCAAAGGAATGCTCCTAATACGAAATAGAAATCTACCATGCGACAACGGCGGATCCAGCAAAGAAGCCATATTCCAGTCGACACACCCATGACGATATAAAGAAACAAAACGTTCTGATCAAATGCGTCGCGATCGTACCGAAATATTTCAAGAAAGCTAATGGGCGAAAGTTCTTTCATCGCCGGACCAACTGTTAAGGAAAAAAACATCGTGAATCCCGCAAACAATCCTGTCGACAGAACGGCAAGGTACATAATGAATTTGCGAAATACGATTGCGATCATCAAGAAACCTTAACAAGATTCCTCGAAAAGAGAGAGTGAAATTTAGCCTGCAGACATTAAGCTATAGAAAGACTTAACGCGCTCAACGAACTCAACAGTTTCGTACCCACGGGCGTAACCGTATTCTAATTTTTCTGTGTAATCCGGATCTGCCAACAGAGGCAAAATCTCTTTCATATGGCGCCAAGAGTAAGGATCGCGTCCCATGCTCTCTGCCAATTTTTGAGCGTCACGAAGATGAGCGTAACCTACGTTATACGCAGCCAGCGCTAAAGCCATGCGGTCTTTGGAATTCAAAGTGCGCGGCATTTTATCGAAAAGATATTTTAAGTACTTCGATCCACCCCAAATACTTTGCAAGGGGTCCGTACGGTCATCGATTCCCACGTGGTCAGCAGTGTCCAACGTCAATTGCATCAAACCGCGAACCCCGGTAAAGCTGCGCGCATCGGGATTCCAGTGGGATTCTTGATAAGCCACAGAGGCAATCAATTGCCATGGCAGTCCGTGCTCAACACCGGCTTCTTTGAAAGCTTGGCGATAAGTTGGCAAAATCTCTTCGATATTTCTGAAAAAGCGAGAGATGTCAGCTTTATCAAGCTGGTTTAAAGTAGTCTTATAGCGATCCATGATTCGCATCACGCTGTCTTCACGCGAAGCTGACTGATACCAAGCTTGCATCAAGCGAGCGAGATCTTGGCTGTCAGGAGTCAGCAACCAACTTAATGAGTAAGAGTCAGTCAATGAAGTGATCTTTTCGATATTCTTATGGAAACGAACATAAAAATCGCCGCTGACGTTCTCAGAGATCACGCAATCGAACTTCTTGCTGTTCAGCTGCATAAGCAGATCCTGAGTGCGAGAGTTTTCAATAAGTTCAATTTTCGTTGTTGGGCTTAACTGAGTCAGGCGTTGTGAAAAGCCTTCGTAATTATCTTTTTTAAGCAGGGCCACGCTTTTCCCCGCAAGATCTTGAATGTTCGCAATCTGGGAGTTGCGCTGGCAATAAAGACTTAAAGTCGTGTCTTCGTAAGCCGGGCCGGTCAAAAAGCCCACGCGATTTTCAGGAGTACGGAAACGGGCCGCTGCGACATCGCCCTCACCTTTGGATAAGGCTCTGAGAACCGCAGACTCATCCTTTAGGATTTTAAATTTTACTTTAAGGCGATAGTGGTTGGCGAAGTTTTGGATCAAGTCGTAATCGATTCCGCTGGTTTCGCCTTTTTTACTCTTACTATATATAAGAGGATTTTGCGTGGTAAGGACCGTGATCTCACCCTGCTTCTGCACACGGGTCAGGCTGTCTTGTTCGTCCCAGTAAATAGCATCGCAACCGTTCATAAAGAACGTCATTGCTGCCAATCCACCGACGACGCAGAACTGTTTGAATTTCTGTCTTAATCTTAAATCCCTACCCATAGTGTTCGGGCTGAGTACCTGATGGCGCAGCGCTTGCGCAAGCAATAAGCACCCTCATGAGGGTTTCAAATATGAAAAAATGCCGTTTTTGGCGTCGTTTCAGAAAAAAATTCAGTATCCCCAAGCCCTTGATGCGCGCGGGTAACAACGCTTTTTTTCCTCAATTTTTTAATGCAATGCAATCATTTGACACTTTTTCGCCCCCGTCCGATGCTTTGTCCGGTTCATTTTGAGGGGATTTCTCGTGTCTGAATTTTCATATGTAGTAACTCGTGGTTGGATTGAAGTGATCGTTGGCTCTATGTTCAGCGGCAAAACGGAAGAGTTAATCCGTCGTTTGCGTCGTGCTGAGTTCGCACGTTTGCCAGTTCAAGTTTTCAAACCAGTTATCGATAAACGTTATAATGAAATGGCGGTTACTTCTCATAACTTCACGACAATGGATTCCACTCCAATTGAAGATGCTGAACATATTTGGGACCATCTAAAACCTGAAACGAAAGTTGTGGGGATTGATGAAGGTCAGTTCTTCTCTAACAATTTGGTTCAGGTGGCTCAGGATCTGGCAGAGCGCGGTCTTCGCGTGGTGATTGCCGGCCTGGATACCGACTGGCAGGCCAAACCTTTCGAACCGATGCCGACTTTGATGGCAATTGCTGAAAACGTAACCAAGCAACACGCGGTTTGCGTAGTTTGCGGAGCACCGGCTTGCCGCACACAGCGTACGGCAGGGGGAGAAGGCCAAGTTCAAGTGGGCACTCACGAGGCTTATGAAGCTCGTTGCCGCTCTCACTTCAAACCGGTCGTGGACTTGCCCACACTGGATTTCAAACTAAAGCGATCCCATTCCGCGGAGTTGGATCCTAAGTCAGGCCAAATCGAGCTCGCGTAATAGTCTACATAAATAGAAGAGTTTTCAATATCCTGGCGGCAGGTTTGCGTGGTCGCAGGCCTCTGGGTATGTACATTTCCATGAAAACAATTTTAGCTATTCTATTTGTTGCCGCGCCTTTTTCTGCAAATGCTATCACTTGGAAAGTTATCGGGGCGTGCTCTGAAACGCCTCTGTACCAGGGAACTGCAGCAGCTGATTTGAGCAAATCCGTGGGTGACAACACGATTCAGATTTTTGATGCGAACAAAGTAAACTACACGGGTGTTGCTGAAGGAATCAGTTCTGTAAATGATTCCCCGGTCGGTTTGGATGCGGTTGAAGTTGTTTCCGATACTCTGATGCGTGCGTATGGCTGGTGTTATTCGGTGAATGGCAAAGTTCCGTTAGCGATGCCACACAAAGTTTCTTTCACTTCACAAAATGACGAGTTGGTTTGGTTCTATGCGTACTCGACGAACGATAAAAACCAATGGATCGACATGTGTGTGCCAGGCACGAAGATCAAGCCAGATCAGTTCTGCAAGAAATAACTTTCACTTTTTGATAAGGGCAGGAGTTTTAAAGTCGGCATAGTTGTCGGTGATCTTCTGCCAAGTTCCGTCTTTGACCATGTCATTCAAGGCTTGAGTGATCACCTGAATATCTTCGACTCTTTCTTTATCGCGATAGTAAATTCCAATATCGAAAAAATTTTTCGTATCAGGGATGGTTTCATAGCCCACCAAGGATTGCGTTTTTTCGAAATATTTGTGAACCCAGTCATTCTGAACGACAGCTCCATGGGGAGTCTTTTTCAAAGTCTGATAGCAAGACTGCAGCGAAGGTGCTGTGATAAAGCGTTCGGCTTTCCTGAGTTTTTTAATCTCCTCTGAAGTAAAAAAGAACGCTGCAGCGGGCAGGACGATAAAACTGACTTTCGGATCATCAATCATCTCCTGAAATGTTTTGTGTTCGTTTGCGATCGCCTTAGAGGTGAATGCTTGGCGCTGAACTTTTTGAATAGGGACGAAGTTGGCAATCTCGTCAAAGACGGGGTTTTGAACCGTGACCACGACGAGGTCGACACGATACGATCTTAATTCAGATCGCAAACGGGACCGATTGATCGGAATGGTTGCAAACTTGCAGGTTGTGCGCGCTCTGAGTTCATTCACAGTATCCAAACTGACACCTACAAAATCGCGCGAATTTTCCGGCTGGAAATAAAGGGGCTCTGACTCGTTAACAGCCACTTTGTAAGATCCCATGCAAGTGGCCGGGGGAGTGACTGCCAGGGTTTTATCAATCCCCGCAAAAATAAAGAGGAATATCAAAGCTAAAAGGCGCATATCCACATCATGCCTTAAAGTAAAATAATCCTCCCAGTGTTTTTAAGCAGTCGGGAACATTAAATCCAAGACTGTATTGCTGTGCGGGCAATCTCGATCTGTTTTTTCTTACGCGTCTCTTTGTCACGCTCTTTTTCAGCCAGTGGCGGAAGCAGCGCCATATTGATGTTTGTCGGTTGGAAGTGCTCCGCGCGGCTTTCATCAGTGATGGCTTCAAGCAAAGAACCAAATGCAGAGGGTCTTGGGGGAGGCGCGAAGGTTTTGTCTTTCAGTTTTTGATCCAAGAATTTCGCGACCATCAGGCCCACACAAGTGGATTCAAAGTAACCCTCAACCCCTGTGATTTGACCTGCAAAGAATAGCCAAGGATCGTTCTTAGAGGAAAGATCCTTGTTCAATCGCTTTGGTGAATTAATGAACAGATTTCTGTGAATGGAGCCAAGTTTTAGAAACTCTGCATTTTCAAGACCCGGGATCATGCGGAAAACGCGGACTTGATCAGCATAAGCCATACGGGTTTGGAAACCTACCATGTTGTAAGCTGTGCCTTCTTTGTTGTCTTGGCGTAATTGAACAACAGCCCATGGGTAACGGTTCGTACGAGGATCATCCAAACCAATTGGTTTCATCGGACCAAAGCGCAACGTCTGTGGACCACGATCCACCATCACTTCGATCGGCATGCAGCCTTCAAAGAATTCGGTTTTTTCAAAATCCTTGGGTTCAATTTTTTTAGCATCAATAACCGCTTGGATGAAGTTATTGTATTCCTCTTTGTTCATGGGGCAGTTGTAGTAATCGTTCGTGCCTTTGCCCCAGCGGTCAGCCTTCCAAGCGATTTCTGTGTTGATGGATTCGGCATCGATGATCGGCGCAATGGCATCAAAGAAATACAAGAACTCGTCACCGAAATGTTTGCGTAGGTCTTCTGCCAGCTCGTCATGAGTCAATGGACCTGTTGCGATAACCGCGGGGCGAGGAACATCGTTCAAAGACTTAA is a window of Bdellovibrio sp. SKB1291214 DNA encoding:
- a CDS encoding DUF1772 domain-containing protein; amino-acid sequence: MIAIVFRKFIMYLAVLSTGLFAGFTMFFSLTVGPAMKELSPISFLEIFRYDRDAFDQNVLFLYIVMGVSTGIWLLCWIRRCRMVDFYFVLGAFLCVLQEIFLSYFGHYRINTLLRSFAETRTLGGEIYGLREEWVYFMNFHFATNLLGFCLILAALRRAGSGRDTPRNNFLASTHKKENP
- the mltF gene encoding membrane-bound lytic murein transglycosylase MltF codes for the protein MLAQALRHQVLSPNTMGRDLRLRQKFKQFCVVGGLAAMTFFMNGCDAIYWDEQDSLTRVQKQGEITVLTTQNPLIYSKSKKGETSGIDYDLIQNFANHYRLKVKFKILKDESAVLRALSKGEGDVAAARFRTPENRVGFLTGPAYEDTTLSLYCQRNSQIANIQDLAGKSVALLKKDNYEGFSQRLTQLSPTTKIELIENSRTQDLLMQLNSKKFDCVISENVSGDFYVRFHKNIEKITSLTDSYSLSWLLTPDSQDLARLMQAWYQSASREDSVMRIMDRYKTTLNQLDKADISRFFRNIEEILPTYRQAFKEAGVEHGLPWQLIASVAYQESHWNPDARSFTGVRGLMQLTLDTADHVGIDDRTDPLQSIWGGSKYLKYLFDKMPRTLNSKDRMALALAAYNVGYAHLRDAQKLAESMGRDPYSWRHMKEILPLLADPDYTEKLEYGYARGYETVEFVERVKSFYSLMSAG
- a CDS encoding thymidine kinase — protein: MSEFSYVVTRGWIEVIVGSMFSGKTEELIRRLRRAEFARLPVQVFKPVIDKRYNEMAVTSHNFTTMDSTPIEDAEHIWDHLKPETKVVGIDEGQFFSNNLVQVAQDLAERGLRVVIAGLDTDWQAKPFEPMPTLMAIAENVTKQHAVCVVCGAPACRTQRTAGGEGQVQVGTHEAYEARCRSHFKPVVDLPTLDFKLKRSHSAELDPKSGQIELA
- a CDS encoding DUF4430 domain-containing protein, with the translated sequence MKTILAILFVAAPFSANAITWKVIGACSETPLYQGTAAADLSKSVGDNTIQIFDANKVNYTGVAEGISSVNDSPVGLDAVEVVSDTLMRAYGWCYSVNGKVPLAMPHKVSFTSQNDELVWFYAYSTNDKNQWIDMCVPGTKIKPDQFCKK
- a CDS encoding transporter substrate-binding domain-containing protein, which encodes MRLLALIFLFIFAGIDKTLAVTPPATCMGSYKVAVNESEPLYFQPENSRDFVGVSLDTVNELRARTTCKFATIPINRSRLRSELRSYRVDLVVVTVQNPVFDEIANFVPIQKVQRQAFTSKAIANEHKTFQEMIDDPKVSFIVLPAAAFFFTSEEIKKLRKAERFITAPSLQSCYQTLKKTPHGAVVQNDWVHKYFEKTQSLVGYETIPDTKNFFDIGIYYRDKERVEDIQVITQALNDMVKDGTWQKITDNYADFKTPALIKK
- the trmFO gene encoding methylenetetrahydrofolate--tRNA-(uracil(54)-C(5))-methyltransferase (FADH(2)-oxidizing) TrmFO; protein product: MTNITPDQKITVVGAGLAGSECALQLADMGYKVVLCEMRDKTMTPAHKTHKFAELVCSNSFGTLNEISAPGQLKWEAEHLGSHILKLAKEAAVPAGQALGMDREVFSQLVTDKVKSHPNIEIRNDVIKSLNDVPRPAVIATGPLTHDELAEDLRKHFGDEFLYFFDAIAPIIDAESINTEIAWKADRWGKGTNDYYNCPMNKEEYNNFIQAVIDAKKIEPKDFEKTEFFEGCMPIEVMVDRGPQTLRFGPMKPIGLDDPRTNRYPWAVVQLRQDNKEGTAYNMVGFQTRMAYADQVRVFRMIPGLENAEFLKLGSIHRNLFINSPKRLNKDLSSKNDPWLFFAGQITGVEGYFESTCVGLMVAKFLDQKLKDKTFAPPPRPSAFGSLLEAITDESRAEHFQPTNINMALLPPLAEKERDKETRKKKQIEIARTAIQSWI